The Candidatus Methylomirabilota bacterium nucleotide sequence CGAAGTCCCGCTCGCGCAGCGCCAGGAAGTTCCCGCGGGTCAGCCGCGCGAAGATCGGAATCGAGGCCGCCCCGACCGCCACCATGCTGATCACCATGCCCGGTCCGAACGCCGCCGTCACCAGGAGCGCCGACAGGACGGCGGGGAAGCCATAGACGGCGTCCATGACCCGCATGAGCGCCTCGTCCAGGAAGCCGCCGAAGTAGCCGGCGGCCATCCCCAGGAGGACGCCGACACCCATCCCGATGCCGACCGACACCGCCCCCACGACCAGCGAGGACTGAGCACCGCGCATGATGCGGGACAGGAGATCGCGCCCGTACTGGTCGGTCCCCAGCGGGTGAGCGGGTGACGGCGGCTGAAGCCGCGCGGTGATGTTCATCTGGAGCGGGTCCCGGGGCGTATAGACCACCGAGAGGCCCGCCACCGCGACGATCCCGGCCGTGATGGCGACACCCAGCGCGAAGGTCCCGTGGCCCAGGGACCCCCGCCACCACCTAGCCATGGGCCTTCGCTGCCGACTGGCCGCCGCGGGGCCTGCCCCCGGCTTGCCCCGTAGCCTTCAGCCGCTCAGTCATAGCGGATGCGGGGATCGAGAAACCCGTAGATCACGTCGACCGCGAAGTTCAGCGTGATGATGGTGGCGGCCACGAAGAGCACGACGCCCTGGACGACCGGCAGATCCCGCGCACTGATGGCGCTGAGGGCCAGTCGGCCCAGGCCCGGCAGGTAGAAGACGTTCTCGAGGACGATGCTGCCCGCCATGAGCTGGCCGAACTGGAGCCCCGCGATGGTGACGATCGTGATGAGCGCGTTCCGCAGGACGTGCTTCCAGGTCACCACCCGCTCGCCGAGCCCCTTGGCGCGGGCCGTGCGGACGTGCTCGGCGTGGATGACCTCGAGGACCGCCGAGCGCGTGGTCCGGGTCAGGATCGCCGCCTGGATCAGCCCCAGGGCGACGGCCGGCAGCAGCAGCGCCCGAAGGGCGGCCCCGAGGCCGGCCTCCCACCCGGGGAACCCCCCGGCCTCGACCCAGCCGAGGCGCACGGCGAAGAAGAGGATCAGGAGGAGCCCGGCCCAGAACGACGGGATGGCGATCCCGAGCTGGGAGGCCACCATGGCCAGGTAGTCTCCCAGGCGGCGGTGGTGGGTCGCCGCGAAGATGCCGAGCGGCAGCGCCGTCGCCGTCATGAAGAGAGTGGCCAGCAGGGTCAGGGGAAGCGTCACCCGGAGCCGGCTCAGGATCAGGCTCCCGACCGGGACGTCGTACTGGATGGAGCGCCCGAGGTCTCCGCGGAGGGCTCCGCGGACCCATTCGGCGTACTGGACGGGCAGGGGACGATCGAGGCCCATCGCGCGGCGGAGCGCGGCTGCCGCCTCGGGACTCGCCTCGGTGCCCATGATGAGGAGCGCGGGGTCCCCGGGCAGGACGCGGATCACCACGAACACCAGGATGGAGACGACGAACAGGGTCGCGGCGAACGCGACCACCCGGCGCGCGAGATAGCGGCGCATCATACTCGGAGGGGGGCTTCGCCCCCCGGAGAATGCCCTTTGGGCGAAGCCCAACCGTTCGCCGTCCGGCGAAC carries:
- a CDS encoding ABC transporter permease, with amino-acid sequence MARWWRGSLGHGTFALGVAITAGIVAVAGLSVVYTPRDPLQMNITARLQPPSPAHPLGTDQYGRDLLSRIMRGAQSSLVVGAVSVGIGMGVGVLLGMAAGYFGGFLDEALMRVMDAVYGFPAVLSALLVTAAFGPGMVISMVAVGAASIPIFARLTRGNFLALRERDFVLAARALGAGDWTIIGRHILPNTLSPLIVQATISFPIAILAEAALSYLGLGTQPPYPSWGLMLKDAQNFLPLAPGYALFPGMAIALAVLGFNLLGDGLRDLLDPRTS
- a CDS encoding ABC transporter permease, with translation MRRYLARRVVAFAATLFVVSILVFVVIRVLPGDPALLIMGTEASPEAAAALRRAMGLDRPLPVQYAEWVRGALRGDLGRSIQYDVPVGSLILSRLRVTLPLTLLATLFMTATALPLGIFAATHHRRLGDYLAMVASQLGIAIPSFWAGLLLILFFAVRLGWVEAGGFPGWEAGLGAALRALLLPAVALGLIQAAILTRTTRSAVLEVIHAEHVRTARAKGLGERVVTWKHVLRNALITIVTIAGLQFGQLMAGSIVLENVFYLPGLGRLALSAISARDLPVVQGVVLFVAATIITLNFAVDVIYGFLDPRIRYD